One genomic region from Syntrophales bacterium encodes:
- a CDS encoding type II toxin-antitoxin system HicA family toxin, producing the protein MRHDETSKGIETDADQRWSFFCKGLWRRGSCPALAYKKGAQSAREIQSKDCCLVRENAVNFALGQQRMSDMATKHKILQKILAGSKNIRFSDMIELVEGFGFRLSRTDGSHHIFAHPDIPELVNLQEVKGQAKPYQMRQFLKLIERHSLRLEEDK; encoded by the coding sequence GTGAGACATGACGAAACGTCTAAAGGCATCGAGACCGACGCCGATCAGCGTTGGTCATTTTTCTGCAAAGGTTTATGGCGGCGCGGCTCATGCCCGGCGTTAGCCTACAAAAAAGGAGCTCAGAGTGCACGTGAAATTCAATCAAAAGACTGTTGCCTAGTTCGAGAAAATGCGGTGAACTTTGCGTTAGGCCAACAAAGGATGAGTGATATGGCGACAAAGCACAAGATATTGCAGAAGATACTTGCAGGATCGAAAAATATCCGATTTTCTGATATGATAGAACTTGTGGAAGGCTTCGGGTTCCGGCTTTCCCGGACTGATGGCAGCCACCACATTTTCGCGCATCCCGACATTCCGGAGCTTGTCAATCTCCAAGAAGTGAAAGGGCAAGCGAAACCATACCAGATGCGCCAATTTTTAAAGTTGATCGAACGCCACAGCTTAAGACTGGAGGAGGACAAATGA
- a CDS encoding type II toxin-antitoxin system HicB family antitoxin: protein MRDYHINIFYSEEDEGYIADIPDLEACSAFGQTPDKALQEVQKAKELWLQAARAEKKPIPPPKYRPVIYQAACT, encoded by the coding sequence ATGAGAGATTACCATATAAACATTTTCTACTCTGAAGAAGACGAAGGTTACATTGCCGATATACCCGATTTGGAGGCATGTTCTGCGTTTGGCCAGACTCCTGACAAGGCTCTTCAAGAGGTTCAAAAAGCCAAAGAGCTTTGGTTGCAGGCTGCCCGGGCTGAGAAAAAACCGATTCCTCCTCCAAAGTACCGACCGGTTATCTATCAAGCCGCATGCACCTGA
- a CDS encoding type II toxin-antitoxin system RelE/ParE family toxin, producing the protein MNWTITYFSESVQHEILAMPAGFLGWYLRYSDRMEVFGPGLGLPHTRAMGEGLFELRLKSAEGIARVFYCTMIGKKIVVLHQFIKKTDKTPPRELETARRRMREVKNAHT; encoded by the coding sequence ATGAACTGGACAATCACCTACTTCAGTGAATCTGTGCAGCATGAAATCCTAGCCATGCCCGCAGGCTTTCTTGGCTGGTATCTTCGATATTCAGACAGGATGGAGGTGTTTGGCCCGGGCCTGGGCTTGCCGCATACTCGCGCAATGGGTGAAGGCTTGTTTGAGTTGCGGTTGAAATCTGCAGAGGGAATTGCACGGGTCTTCTACTGCACCATGATTGGCAAAAAGATCGTGGTGCTTCACCAGTTCATTAAGAAAACAGATAAAACCCCGCCCAGAGAACTTGAAACAGCTCGACGGCGGATGAGGGAGGTAAAAAATGCTCACACATAA
- a CDS encoding helix-turn-helix transcriptional regulator, which translates to MLTHKELKARALDRADVKAEYARLDEEFALLDEFLKARAAAGITQAEVAERIGTTQSAVARLESGSGKHSPSLATLQKYAHALGCRLELRLVNEAIKVGVLTYKD; encoded by the coding sequence ATGCTCACACATAAAGAACTTAAGGCTCGCGCCCTCGATCGCGCAGACGTTAAGGCCGAATATGCCCGGCTTGATGAGGAGTTTGCTCTTCTCGATGAGTTTCTGAAGGCACGCGCGGCTGCTGGCATCACTCAGGCGGAGGTTGCCGAACGTATCGGCACGACTCAGTCCGCGGTAGCGCGCCTGGAATCTGGGAGCGGAAAGCACTCACCATCGCTGGCCACATTGCAAAAGTATGCTCATGCCCTAGGTTGTCGACTTGAGTTGCGGTTAGTCAATGAAGCTATAAAGGTAGGCGTTCTAACCTATAAGGATTGA
- a CDS encoding DUF488 domain-containing protein: MFELFTIGHSTHSLERFFDLLKTHDITAICDVRSSPYSRFTPQFNREALKGDLAKQRTSYIYLGAELGPRSDDPACYEKGKVQYKRLADREIFQQGLARLRKGMTAHRIALLCAEKDPLTCHRMLLICRYLRADDVVISHILEDGALEDNRDTEMRLMRLLKIDSDDLFCSKEELIELAYNLQSEKVAYSLIEGA, encoded by the coding sequence ATGTTTGAACTATTTACGATCGGCCATTCGACACATTCTCTGGAGCGGTTTTTCGATCTCTTGAAAACACATGACATTACAGCCATTTGTGATGTTCGCTCCAGCCCCTACAGCCGTTTTACGCCCCAGTTCAACCGCGAAGCGCTGAAAGGCGATCTGGCGAAACAACGCACCAGCTACATCTATTTGGGCGCTGAGCTGGGGCCGCGCAGCGATGATCCGGCCTGTTACGAAAAAGGAAAAGTTCAATACAAACGTCTGGCCGACAGGGAAATCTTTCAACAGGGACTTGCCCGTCTGCGCAAGGGGATGACGGCTCACCGCATTGCGCTGTTATGCGCCGAAAAAGACCCGCTCACATGTCATCGTATGCTGCTGATCTGCCGCTATTTACGCGCTGATGATGTTGTTATCAGTCATATTCTTGAGGACGGCGCCTTGGAGGATAATCGGGATACGGAAATGCGTCTGATGAGATTATTGAAAATTGATTCGGACGACCTTTTTTGCTCCAAAGAAGAGCTGATCGAACTTGCCTATAATCTCCAAAGTGAAAAAGTGGCCTATAGTCTGATTGAAGGAGCCTGA
- a CDS encoding DUF488 domain-containing protein, with product MNKIKVFTIGFTKKTAEEFFTILKKAGVKRVIDIRLNNVSQLAGFAKRDDLRYFLRAIGGIDYLHRPDLAPTQSILDAFKKNKGSWVDYERDFQQLLVERQAEINITPELLNEGCLLCSEDKPLHCHRRLVAEYLRSKWGNVRIIHL from the coding sequence ATGAATAAAATAAAGGTATTCACCATTGGTTTCACCAAAAAGACGGCAGAGGAATTCTTTACAATTCTGAAGAAAGCGGGAGTCAAGCGGGTGATCGATATCCGGCTCAACAATGTCTCTCAACTGGCCGGGTTTGCCAAGCGGGATGATTTGCGCTATTTTCTGCGGGCGATCGGCGGAATTGATTATCTTCATCGCCCGGACCTGGCGCCGACGCAGTCAATATTGGACGCCTTTAAAAAGAACAAGGGAAGCTGGGTTGATTACGAGCGGGACTTCCAACAATTGCTTGTCGAAAGACAGGCAGAAATAAACATAACCCCGGAACTGCTGAATGAGGGCTGCCTCCTGTGCAGTGAGGATAAGCCCCTGCATTGCCATCGCCGGCTCGTCGCCGAGTATTTGCGTTCAAAATGGGGAAACGTGCGGATCATTCACCTATAA